One genomic segment of Burkholderiaceae bacterium includes these proteins:
- a CDS encoding HAMP domain-containing protein yields MPNPIAGKLYVRIWLAVAGSVLLLSLVLGWAWHQAERERERARLRQPPRELVVRNESGERIGSAAALIRRGPGHGTEFAVTLDDGEVLNLELAPPRPSEARAGPRGARRLLTWLRPPYGFIGIITLAGLAVMLGVFPIARRLTQRLEALQRGVQRWGEGHLGERVPAAGSDEVADLARHFNAAAGRIEELMQGQAALLQSQKSLLANASHELRSPLTRIRMAIELMPPRSPAAHGALPPEGALAALGRPGGGEAGDAQASARAEIQRNIAELDQLVDEILLASRLEAPQTDLGTLEPIDLVGLVAEEAARVDAELSLAPGTGEVLVRGVSKLLRRAVRNLLENAARHGRRAGQQLAVDVTLSVDGAQAVLQVDDHGPGVPPGQRERIFEPFYRLPGASEREGGVGLGLALVRSIAQRHGGSVRCGEYPGGGARFTLCLPLADAGRTGRVEH; encoded by the coding sequence ATGCCCAACCCCATCGCCGGCAAGCTGTACGTGCGCATCTGGCTCGCGGTGGCCGGCAGCGTGCTGCTGCTCAGCCTGGTGCTGGGCTGGGCCTGGCACCAGGCCGAGCGCGAGCGCGAGCGCGCCCGCCTGCGCCAGCCCCCGCGCGAGCTGGTGGTGCGCAACGAGTCGGGCGAGCGCATCGGCAGCGCGGCGGCGCTGATCCGGCGCGGGCCGGGCCATGGCACCGAGTTTGCCGTCACGCTGGACGATGGCGAAGTGCTCAACCTCGAGCTGGCGCCGCCCCGGCCGTCCGAGGCGCGTGCGGGCCCGCGGGGCGCGCGCCGGCTGCTGACCTGGCTGCGCCCGCCCTATGGCTTCATCGGGATCATCACCCTGGCCGGCCTGGCCGTGATGCTGGGCGTGTTTCCCATCGCCCGGCGTTTGACGCAGCGGCTCGAAGCCTTGCAGCGCGGCGTGCAGCGCTGGGGCGAAGGCCACCTGGGCGAGCGCGTGCCGGCGGCCGGCAGCGACGAGGTGGCCGACCTGGCGCGCCACTTCAACGCCGCGGCCGGGCGCATCGAGGAGCTGATGCAAGGCCAAGCCGCGCTGCTGCAGTCGCAGAAGTCGCTGCTGGCCAATGCGTCGCACGAGCTGCGCTCGCCCTTGACACGCATCCGCATGGCCATAGAACTGATGCCCCCACGCTCCCCTGCTGCGCATGGTGCGCTGCCCCCCGAGGGGGCGCTCGCCGCCTTGGGGCGGCCCGGCGGCGGCGAGGCGGGCGACGCACAGGCCAGTGCGCGAGCCGAGATCCAGCGCAACATCGCCGAGCTGGACCAGCTGGTCGACGAAATCCTGCTGGCCAGCCGGCTGGAAGCGCCGCAGACCGACCTGGGCACGCTGGAGCCGATCGACCTGGTGGGCCTGGTGGCCGAGGAGGCGGCGCGCGTGGATGCCGAGCTGAGCCTGGCGCCCGGCACCGGCGAGGTGCTGGTGCGCGGCGTGTCCAAGCTGCTGCGGCGCGCGGTGCGCAACCTGCTGGAGAACGCCGCCCGCCACGGCCGGCGCGCCGGGCAGCAACTGGCCGTGGACGTGACGCTGTCGGTCGATGGCGCGCAGGCGGTGCTGCAGGTGGATGACCACGGGCCGGGCGTGCCGCCCGGGCAGCGCGAGCGCATCTTCGAGCCCTTCTACCGCCTGCCCGGCGCCAGCGAGCGCGAGGGTGGCGTGGGCCTGGGCCTGGCGCTGGTGCGCTCGATCGCCCAGCGCCACGGCGGCAGCGTGCGCTGCGGCGAGTACCCCGGCGGCGGTGCGCGCTTCACGCTGTGCCTGCCCTTGGCCGATGCAGGCCGCACTGGACGGGTTGAGCATTAA
- a CDS encoding glycosyltransferase: MTGPGAHAASPAPALRVLHFVSGGFSGATQVAIDLCGPQSGQDTLLVLRRRHSIDPAPRVAQLRAQGLQVEVVPRWSHWATIRALIRLCRDWRPDVLVAHGFSEHLWGRYAGLWAGVPRLIQVEHNTRERYGWWRLRQSLWLARRTERIIGVSRAVRDALVARGHPAERCTVVLNGIDLARWQGGRPWDEREDALVMPARFAGQKDHFTLIRAVALLAARGLRPVAYLAGEGKSSWRARAERLARELGVADQVRFLGHVDDMPALLGRVRLCVLATHYEGLGLGLIEGMAAGCCGIGSDVEGVQEILTHGETGFLVPHQDAAALADTLAERLRDPEGSARIAAAGQRHVQATFDRQRMRQQYLALFRQPPR; this comes from the coding sequence ATGACCGGGCCCGGCGCGCACGCTGCATCACCCGCGCCGGCGCTGCGCGTGCTGCACTTCGTCTCGGGCGGCTTCTCGGGCGCCACCCAGGTGGCGATCGACCTGTGCGGCCCGCAGTCGGGGCAGGACACGCTGCTGGTGCTGCGCCGGCGCCACTCGATCGACCCGGCGCCGCGCGTGGCCCAGCTGCGCGCCCAGGGCCTGCAGGTGGAGGTGGTGCCGCGCTGGTCGCACTGGGCCACCATCCGCGCGCTGATACGCCTGTGCCGCGACTGGCGGCCCGACGTGCTGGTGGCGCACGGCTTCAGCGAGCACCTGTGGGGCCGCTACGCCGGCCTGTGGGCGGGCGTGCCGCGCCTGATCCAGGTGGAGCACAACACGCGCGAGCGCTACGGCTGGTGGCGCCTGCGGCAGTCGCTGTGGCTGGCGCGGCGCACCGAGCGCATCATCGGCGTGTCGCGCGCGGTGCGCGACGCGCTGGTGGCGCGCGGCCACCCGGCCGAGCGCTGCACCGTGGTGCTCAACGGCATCGACCTGGCCCGCTGGCAGGGCGGGCGGCCCTGGGACGAGCGCGAGGACGCGCTCGTCATGCCGGCGCGCTTTGCCGGGCAGAAGGATCACTTCACCCTGATCCGCGCCGTCGCCCTGCTGGCGGCGCGGGGGCTGCGCCCGGTGGCGTACCTGGCCGGTGAGGGCAAGTCGAGCTGGCGCGCGCGCGCCGAGCGGCTGGCGCGCGAGCTGGGCGTGGCCGATCAGGTGCGCTTCCTGGGCCATGTGGACGACATGCCCGCCCTGCTGGGGCGCGTCAGACTGTGCGTGCTGGCCACCCACTACGAGGGCCTGGGCCTGGGCCTGATCGAGGGCATGGCCGCGGGCTGCTGCGGCATCGGCAGCGACGTGGAGGGCGTGCAGGAAATCCTGACGCACGGCGAAACCGGCTTTCTGGTGCCGCACCAGGACGCCGCCGCCCTGGCCGACACGCTGGCCGAGCGCCTGCGGGACCCGGAAGGCAGCGCCCGCATCGCCGCCGCCGGCCAGCGCCACGTGCAGGCCACGTTCGACCGCCAGCGCATGCGCCAACAATACCTGGCGCTGTTTCGGCAGCCGCCGCGCTGA
- a CDS encoding O-antigen ligase family protein, translating to MALLQGVPPAAALMNAAAFLLLALSLGLRSGYSLGAVLLLALGLAAWPGVLAGRVRWSLPLAAWAGSVALMGGVWSMHIVDANGHLITDSLGLDRCIKYLGALLILPALLVRRPAAAALRWGCALGAIGAGLTALWQLQVQHLERAEGYTNAIQFGNLALLLGLCSAIWVLQERPPRAQALVGWVGAAMGLLASLASASRGGWVMLPPLMLLILWLQRAPGAAPAGRRAARAVLVTATICTVLATLPVVQQRAELAADELQRQAQQGAGTSVGLRVAFWRQAWADGLEQPWVGVGQLGYEQRQRAAVAQGTMPALAIRYNHAHNEWLDMFAKRGLLGVLGLLLFYAVPGVLFGHALRQAGGDTPAQRARRAAALCGLTTVLAYLGFGLTQVMFAHNNGNLMYLLTVSLWLAVSWHGAGGPAGAATEPQQ from the coding sequence ATGGCCTTGCTCCAGGGGGTCCCGCCCGCCGCGGCCCTGATGAATGCGGCGGCGTTCCTGCTGCTGGCGCTGTCGCTCGGCCTGCGCTCGGGCTATTCGCTGGGCGCCGTGCTGCTGCTGGCGCTCGGGCTGGCGGCCTGGCCCGGCGTGCTGGCCGGGCGCGTGCGCTGGTCGCTGCCGCTGGCGGCCTGGGCCGGCTCGGTGGCGCTGATGGGCGGCGTGTGGAGCATGCACATCGTCGACGCCAACGGCCACCTGATCACCGACTCGCTGGGACTCGACCGCTGCATCAAGTACCTGGGCGCCCTGCTCATACTGCCGGCGCTGCTGGTGCGCCGCCCCGCGGCCGCCGCCCTGCGCTGGGGCTGCGCGCTGGGCGCCATCGGCGCCGGCCTGACGGCGCTGTGGCAACTGCAGGTGCAGCACCTGGAGCGGGCCGAGGGCTACACCAACGCCATCCAGTTCGGCAACCTGGCGCTGCTGCTGGGGCTGTGCAGCGCCATCTGGGTGCTGCAGGAGCGCCCGCCGCGCGCGCAGGCCCTCGTCGGCTGGGTGGGCGCGGCGATGGGCCTGCTCGCCAGCCTGGCGTCGGCCAGCCGCGGCGGCTGGGTCATGCTGCCGCCGCTGATGCTGCTGATCCTGTGGCTGCAGCGCGCGCCCGGTGCCGCGCCGGCGGGGCGGCGGGCGGCGCGCGCCGTGCTGGTCACCGCCACCATCTGCACCGTGCTGGCCACGCTGCCGGTGGTGCAGCAGCGCGCCGAGCTGGCCGCCGACGAGCTGCAGCGGCAGGCGCAACAGGGCGCGGGCACGTCCGTCGGCCTGCGCGTGGCCTTCTGGCGCCAGGCCTGGGCCGACGGCCTGGAGCAGCCTTGGGTGGGCGTGGGCCAGCTGGGCTACGAGCAGCGCCAGCGCGCGGCGGTGGCACAGGGCACCATGCCGGCGCTGGCCATCCGCTACAACCACGCGCACAACGAATGGCTGGACATGTTCGCCAAGCGCGGCCTGCTGGGCGTGCTGGGCCTGCTGCTGTTCTACGCCGTGCCGGGCGTGCTGTTCGGGCACGCGCTGCGCCAGGCGGGCGGCGACACGCCCGCGCAGCGCGCGCGCCGCGCCGCCGCGCTGTGCGGATTGACCACGGTGCTGGCCTACCTCGGCTTCGGCCTGACGCAGGTCATGTTCGCCCACAACAACGGCAACCTGATGTATTTGCTGACCGTCTCGCTGTGGCTGGCAGTAAGCTGGCATGGCGCGGGCGGCCCAGCCGGCGCGGCGACGGAGCCCCAGCAATGA
- a CDS encoding zinc-finger domain-containing protein, with protein MRSAPVIELQAADLTPDGEVFCPNPKADMKLWNTHPRVFLKLSVTGHAKCPYCGTEYHVQPGQALAHVHAHAHH; from the coding sequence ATGCGCAGCGCCCCCGTGATCGAACTGCAGGCCGCCGACCTGACGCCCGACGGCGAAGTCTTCTGCCCCAACCCCAAGGCCGACATGAAGCTGTGGAACACCCACCCGCGGGTGTTCCTCAAGCTGAGCGTGACCGGCCACGCCAAGTGCCCCTATTGCGGAACCGAATACCACGTGCAGCCCGGGCAGGCGCTGGCGCACGTGCACGCGCACGCGCACCACTGA
- a CDS encoding branched-chain amino acid transaminase gives MSTPAPSLDDRDGKIWLDGQMVDWRDAKVHVLTHTLHYGCGAFEGVRAYETATGTAVFRLEDHTQRLLNSAKILRMKVPFSAEQLNAAQKEVVRANGLKSCYLRPLVWIGSEKLGVSPKGNRIHAMVAAWSWGAYLGEDGMKKGIRVRTSSYARHHVNITMTQAKTVSNYTNSILANMEATDEGYDEAVLLDTSGFVSEGSGENLFVVKDGTVYTPDLSAGALNGITRNTVLHICQDLGIPLVQKRITRDECYIADEMFFSGTAAEVTPIREYDRIPIGAGQRGPITEKIQSAFFDIVNGRNAKYAHWLAKV, from the coding sequence ATGAGCACTCCCGCACCCTCGCTCGACGACCGCGACGGCAAGATCTGGCTGGACGGCCAGATGGTGGATTGGCGCGACGCCAAGGTCCACGTCCTGACCCACACCCTGCACTACGGCTGCGGCGCCTTCGAGGGCGTGCGCGCGTATGAAACCGCCACGGGCACGGCGGTGTTTCGCCTGGAAGACCACACCCAGCGCCTGCTCAACAGCGCCAAGATCTTGCGCATGAAGGTGCCCTTCAGCGCCGAGCAGCTCAATGCCGCGCAAAAAGAGGTGGTGCGCGCCAACGGCCTGAAGAGCTGCTACCTGCGCCCGCTGGTGTGGATCGGCTCGGAGAAGCTGGGCGTCTCGCCCAAGGGCAACCGCATCCACGCCATGGTGGCGGCCTGGTCCTGGGGCGCCTACCTGGGCGAGGACGGCATGAAGAAGGGCATCCGCGTGCGCACCAGCAGCTACGCGCGCCACCACGTCAACATCACGATGACGCAGGCCAAGACGGTCAGCAACTACACCAACTCGATCCTGGCCAACATGGAAGCCACCGACGAGGGCTACGACGAGGCCGTGCTGCTCGACACGTCCGGCTTCGTCAGCGAAGGCTCGGGCGAGAACCTGTTCGTCGTCAAGGACGGCACGGTGTACACGCCCGACCTGTCGGCCGGCGCGCTCAACGGCATCACGCGCAACACCGTGCTGCACATCTGCCAGGACCTGGGTATCCCGCTGGTGCAAAAGCGCATCACGCGCGACGAGTGCTACATCGCCGACGAGATGTTCTTCAGCGGCACGGCGGCCGAGGTCACGCCGATCCGCGAGTACGACCGCATCCCCATCGGCGCCGGCCAGCGCGGCCCCATCACCGAGAAGATCCAAAGCGCGTTCTTCGACATCGTGAACGGCCGCAACGCCAAGTACGCCCACTGGCTGGCCAAGGTTTGA
- a CDS encoding glycerate kinase: MTWQRLLAILLAVALGAGAWRAGGWSGLALVGSALVLWGLLYYNQILAVMRRAADRPMGYVDSAVMLNARLHAGQPLLKVLALTRALGEPLTEVGADPETYRWTDPGGSWVTAEFKGGKLIHWQLERPAPEPAAATPGEP; encoded by the coding sequence ATGACCTGGCAACGCCTGCTTGCAATTCTTCTGGCCGTGGCCCTGGGCGCCGGCGCCTGGCGCGCGGGGGGCTGGTCGGGCCTGGCCCTGGTGGGCAGCGCGCTGGTGCTGTGGGGCCTGCTGTACTACAACCAGATCCTGGCGGTGATGAGGCGCGCCGCCGACCGGCCGATGGGCTACGTCGACAGCGCGGTGATGCTCAACGCCAGGCTGCACGCCGGCCAGCCGCTGCTCAAGGTGTTGGCGCTGACGCGCGCGCTGGGCGAACCCCTGACCGAGGTCGGCGCCGACCCCGAGACCTACCGCTGGACCGACCCGGGCGGCTCCTGGGTGACGGCCGAATTCAAGGGCGGCAAGCTGATCCACTGGCAGCTGGAGCGCCCGGCCCCCGAGCCCGCCGCCGCAACCCCGGGCGAGCCCTGA
- the proX gene encoding glycine betaine/L-proline ABC transporter substrate-binding protein ProX → MTSIPSTTTRRGLLAAFSLAAAAMATPALAAGDLPGQGVVVQPLKSTIAEETFQTEIVMKALEKLGYDVKPIKEVDYPAAHLAIASGDGTFLADHWDPLHADYYKNAGGDAKLWRDNAYSTGALQGYLIDKKTADQYKITNIAQFKDPKIAKLFDTDGDGKADLTGCNPGWGCERVIEHQLDAYGLRGTVTHVQGNYSALIADTIARHQQGKPIFYYTWTPYWVSNVLVPGRDVSWLQVPFSSLPGEQKGLDTQLPNGQNYGFVVNTQRILANRAFVDAHPDAKKLFSEMKLPVADINAQNKAMHDGANKPADIARHVDGWIKAHQKTFDRWIADARAAAKP, encoded by the coding sequence ATGACATCCATCCCCTCCACCACCACCCGACGCGGCCTGCTGGCCGCCTTCAGCCTGGCCGCGGCCGCCATGGCCACGCCCGCGCTGGCCGCCGGCGACTTGCCCGGCCAGGGCGTCGTCGTGCAGCCGCTCAAGAGCACCATCGCCGAGGAAACCTTCCAGACCGAGATCGTGATGAAGGCGCTGGAAAAGCTGGGCTACGACGTCAAGCCGATCAAGGAAGTGGACTACCCCGCGGCCCACCTGGCCATCGCCAGCGGCGACGGCACCTTCCTGGCCGACCACTGGGACCCGCTGCACGCCGACTACTACAAGAACGCCGGCGGCGACGCCAAGCTGTGGCGCGACAACGCGTACTCCACCGGCGCGCTGCAGGGCTACCTGATCGACAAGAAGACCGCCGACCAATACAAGATCACCAACATCGCGCAGTTCAAGGACCCGAAGATCGCCAAGCTGTTCGACACCGATGGCGATGGCAAGGCCGACCTGACCGGCTGCAACCCCGGCTGGGGCTGCGAGCGCGTGATCGAGCACCAGCTGGACGCCTACGGCCTGCGCGGCACGGTGACGCACGTGCAGGGCAACTACTCGGCGCTGATCGCCGACACCATCGCGCGTCACCAGCAGGGCAAGCCGATCTTCTATTACACGTGGACGCCCTACTGGGTCAGCAACGTGCTGGTGCCGGGCCGGGACGTGAGCTGGCTGCAGGTACCCTTCTCCTCGCTGCCGGGCGAGCAAAAGGGCCTCGACACCCAGTTGCCCAACGGCCAGAACTACGGCTTCGTCGTCAACACCCAGCGCATCCTGGCCAACCGCGCCTTCGTGGACGCCCACCCGGACGCCAAGAAGCTGTTCTCGGAGATGAAGCTGCCGGTGGCCGACATCAACGCGCAGAACAAGGCCATGCACGACGGCGCCAACAAGCCGGCCGACATCGCGCGCCACGTGGACGGCTGGATCAAGGCGCACCAGAAGACCTTCGACCGGTGGATCGCCGACGCCAGGGCGGCGGCCAAGCCCTGA
- the proW gene encoding glycine betaine/L-proline ABC transporter permease ProW encodes MSDNANDPWSAAAGTPAAANPYATADAAASPYQAAPPAPGGDAWLQGGTPAPGTDFLASAPVPAPAAGHGWSLSQLWDGSLPVQDGINQGLDWLVLHFRPLLHSLRGPVDALLGGVEAALQYPPTGVMIALLALLAWQLAGKALGLATLVSLAVVAVLGIWPEAMVTLSLVLTSLLFCVVIGLPLGIWLARSERAQKWVRPILDAMQTTPAFVYLVPVVMLFGIGNVPGVIVTIIFALPPLVRLTNLGIRQVRPDLVEAARAYGASPWQLLVKVQLPLAMPSIMAGINQTLMLSLSMVVIASMIAVGGLGLMVLRGIGRLDMGLAAVGGLGIVILAIVLDRITQTMGQPRRGQRQRWFQRGPVGLARRLLGARPAAPTAPSAPTSRT; translated from the coding sequence ATGAGCGACAACGCCAACGACCCCTGGAGCGCCGCCGCCGGCACCCCGGCGGCCGCCAACCCCTACGCCACGGCGGACGCCGCCGCCAGCCCCTACCAGGCCGCCCCGCCCGCGCCCGGCGGCGACGCCTGGCTGCAAGGCGGCACGCCGGCGCCCGGCACCGACTTCCTGGCCAGCGCGCCGGTGCCCGCGCCCGCCGCCGGGCACGGCTGGTCCCTGAGCCAGTTGTGGGACGGGAGCCTGCCGGTGCAGGATGGGATCAACCAGGGCCTGGACTGGCTGGTGCTGCACTTTCGGCCGCTGCTGCATTCGCTGCGCGGGCCGGTCGACGCCCTGCTGGGCGGCGTGGAGGCGGCCCTGCAGTACCCGCCCACCGGCGTGATGATCGCCCTGCTGGCGCTGCTGGCCTGGCAGCTGGCGGGCAAGGCGCTGGGCCTGGCCACGCTGGTGTCGCTGGCGGTGGTGGCGGTGCTGGGCATCTGGCCCGAGGCCATGGTGACGCTGTCGCTGGTGCTCACCTCGCTGCTGTTTTGCGTCGTCATCGGGCTGCCATTGGGCATCTGGCTGGCCCGCAGCGAGCGCGCGCAAAAGTGGGTGCGCCCGATCCTGGACGCCATGCAGACCACGCCGGCCTTCGTCTACCTGGTGCCCGTCGTCATGCTGTTCGGCATCGGCAACGTGCCGGGCGTCATCGTCACCATCATCTTCGCGCTGCCGCCGCTGGTGCGCCTGACCAACCTGGGCATCCGCCAGGTGCGCCCCGACCTGGTGGAGGCCGCGCGCGCCTACGGCGCCTCGCCCTGGCAGCTGCTGGTGAAGGTGCAGCTGCCGCTGGCCATGCCCTCGATCATGGCCGGCATCAACCAGACGCTGATGCTGAGCCTGTCGATGGTCGTCATCGCCTCGATGATCGCCGTCGGCGGCCTGGGCCTGATGGTGCTGCGCGGCATCGGCCGGCTGGACATGGGCCTGGCGGCCGTCGGCGGCCTGGGCATCGTGATCCTGGCCATCGTGCTCGACCGCATCACCCAGACCATGGGCCAGCCCCGGCGCGGCCAGCGCCAGCGCTGGTTCCAGCGCGGGCCGGTCGGCCTGGCGCGGCGCCTGCTGGGCGCGCGTCCCGCCGCGCCCACCGCGCCCTCTGCACCCACTTCCCGCACCTGA
- the proV gene encoding glycine betaine/L-proline ABC transporter ATP-binding protein ProV, with protein MAKTIQIEHVFKVFGDEPQQALALARQGHSKQDIVAQTGQSIGVFDASFTIQAGEIFVVMGLSGSGKSTLVRLINRLIEPTAGRILVDGENINDYGEAQLRAFRRKDISMVFQSFALLPHLTVLDNTAFGLELAGVDKAARLAQARAALAQVGLEVWANAYPDELSGGMQQRVGLARALAADPSILLMDEAFSALDPIIRTDMQDELLRLQQDKRRTIVFISHDLDEAMRIGDRIAIMKDGQVVQVGMPEEILRAPADEYVRNFIRGVDAAAVFKAGDIARKTQVEVSESPTRGCRPALKRLQQQDREWGYVVSPGHAFLGVVSAESLRQALRGHEGPLGLRQAFVPDVAPVAADTPISELYGLMVQCPCPLPVVDPNGRFLGAISKTTLLKFLDPSTDPHGNPLPQPADAAAVAMAA; from the coding sequence ATGGCCAAGACCATCCAGATCGAACACGTCTTCAAAGTCTTCGGCGACGAGCCGCAGCAGGCCCTCGCGCTGGCGCGCCAGGGCCATTCCAAGCAGGACATCGTGGCGCAGACCGGCCAGTCGATCGGCGTGTTCGACGCCAGCTTCACCATCCAGGCCGGCGAGATCTTCGTCGTCATGGGCCTGTCGGGCTCGGGCAAGTCCACCCTGGTGCGGCTGATCAACCGCCTGATCGAGCCCACCGCCGGGCGCATCCTGGTCGACGGCGAGAACATCAACGACTACGGCGAGGCGCAGTTGCGCGCCTTTCGCCGCAAGGACATCAGCATGGTGTTCCAGTCCTTCGCGCTGCTGCCGCACCTGACGGTGCTGGACAACACCGCCTTCGGGCTGGAGCTGGCCGGCGTGGACAAGGCCGCGCGGCTGGCGCAGGCGCGCGCCGCGCTGGCCCAGGTGGGGCTGGAGGTGTGGGCCAACGCCTACCCCGACGAGCTGTCGGGCGGCATGCAGCAGCGCGTGGGCCTGGCGCGCGCGCTGGCGGCCGACCCGTCCATTCTGCTGATGGACGAAGCCTTCTCGGCGCTCGACCCGATCATCCGCACCGACATGCAGGACGAGCTGCTGCGCCTGCAGCAGGACAAGCGCCGCACCATCGTCTTCATCTCGCACGACCTGGACGAGGCCATGCGCATCGGCGACCGCATCGCCATCATGAAGGACGGCCAGGTGGTGCAGGTGGGCATGCCCGAGGAAATCCTGCGCGCGCCGGCCGACGAATACGTGCGCAACTTCATCCGCGGGGTGGACGCCGCCGCCGTGTTCAAGGCCGGCGACATCGCGCGCAAGACGCAGGTGGAGGTGTCCGAAAGCCCCACGCGCGGCTGCCGCCCGGCCCTGAAGCGCCTGCAGCAGCAGGACCGCGAATGGGGCTACGTGGTCAGCCCCGGCCACGCCTTCCTGGGCGTGGTGTCGGCCGAGTCGCTGCGCCAGGCGCTGCGCGGCCACGAAGGCCCGCTGGGCCTGCGCCAGGCCTTCGTGCCGGACGTGGCGCCGGTGGCCGCCGACACGCCCATCAGCGAGCTGTACGGCCTGATGGTGCAGTGCCCCTGCCCGCTGCCGGTGGTCGACCCGAACGGGCGCTTTCTGGGCGCCATCAGCAAGACCACGCTGCTGAAGTTCCTGGACCCCAGCACCGACCCGCACGGCAACCCCCTGCCGCAGCCCGCCGACGCGGCCGCCGTGGCCATGGCCGCCTGA
- a CDS encoding SpoVR family protein yields MILSMYPVLERRSGHHHRKPGGAGERGARDVPTAPLPAGKRPAHPLPDPSDWSFELIERYYGAIAATAERFGLDTYPNQLEVISAEQMMDAYASLGMPVGYRHWSYGKAFLAVERRYRRGQMGLAYEMVINANPCISYLMEENSTAMQALVIAHAAYGHNSFFKGNYLFGMWTDAGSIIDYLIYAREYMAQCEERHGLDAVEQLLDSCHALSNFGVDRYRRPSRKSLARERAEHEQREAYAQQQVNVLWSTLPTRRGKGSAAAPENERFPKEPEENILYFIEKNAPLLEPWQREIVRIVRKIAQYFYPQRQTQVMNEGWATFWHHTLLNTMYDEGWLTDGVMIEWLASHTNVIYQPPVEHPAYSGINPYALGFAMYRDIRRICESPTDEDRRWFPELAGTPWLPALHHVMRNYKDESFVGQYLSPQLIRQLRLFAIHDDARERELLVSAIHDEDGYRELRQLLSRQYDLGVREPNIEVWNVNLRGDRCLTLRHTPVQGRPLADDAPEVLKHVARLWGFGVQIESVGEDGALPVLLHSVPAPSP; encoded by the coding sequence ATGATCCTCTCGATGTACCCCGTGCTGGAGCGGCGCAGCGGCCACCACCACCGCAAGCCGGGCGGCGCCGGCGAGCGCGGCGCGCGCGACGTGCCGACCGCGCCGCTGCCCGCCGGCAAGCGCCCCGCGCACCCGCTGCCCGACCCGAGCGACTGGAGCTTCGAGCTGATCGAGCGCTACTACGGCGCCATCGCCGCCACCGCCGAGCGCTTCGGCCTGGACACCTACCCCAACCAGCTGGAGGTCATCAGCGCCGAGCAGATGATGGACGCCTACGCCAGCCTGGGCATGCCCGTGGGCTACCGCCACTGGAGCTACGGCAAGGCCTTCCTGGCCGTCGAGCGGCGCTACCGGCGCGGGCAGATGGGCCTGGCCTACGAGATGGTGATCAACGCCAACCCCTGCATCAGCTACCTGATGGAGGAAAACTCCACCGCCATGCAGGCGCTGGTGATCGCGCATGCGGCCTACGGGCACAACAGCTTCTTCAAGGGAAACTACCTGTTCGGCATGTGGACGGACGCCGGCAGCATCATCGACTACCTGATCTATGCGCGCGAATACATGGCGCAGTGCGAGGAGCGCCATGGCCTGGACGCGGTCGAGCAGCTGCTGGACTCGTGCCACGCGCTGTCCAACTTCGGCGTCGACCGCTACCGCCGCCCGTCCAGGAAGAGCCTGGCGCGCGAGCGCGCCGAGCACGAGCAGCGCGAGGCCTACGCCCAGCAGCAGGTCAACGTGCTGTGGAGCACCCTGCCCACGCGCCGGGGCAAGGGCAGCGCCGCGGCGCCCGAGAACGAGCGCTTTCCCAAGGAGCCGGAAGAAAACATCCTGTACTTCATCGAGAAGAACGCCCCGCTGCTGGAGCCCTGGCAGCGCGAGATCGTGCGTATCGTGCGCAAGATCGCGCAGTACTTCTACCCGCAGCGCCAGACCCAGGTGATGAACGAGGGCTGGGCCACCTTCTGGCACCACACCCTGCTCAACACGATGTACGACGAGGGCTGGCTGACCGACGGCGTGATGATCGAGTGGCTGGCCTCGCACACCAACGTCATCTACCAGCCGCCGGTGGAGCACCCGGCCTACAGCGGCATCAACCCCTACGCGCTGGGCTTCGCCATGTACCGCGACATCCGGCGCATCTGCGAAAGCCCCACCGACGAAGACCGCCGCTGGTTCCCCGAGCTGGCCGGCACGCCCTGGCTGCCGGCGCTGCACCACGTGATGCGCAACTACAAGGACGAGAGCTTCGTCGGCCAGTACCTGAGCCCGCAGCTCATCCGCCAGCTGCGCCTGTTTGCCATCCACGACGACGCCCGCGAGCGCGAGCTGCTGGTGAGCGCCATCCACGACGAGGACGGCTACCGCGAGCTGCGCCAGCTGCTGTCGCGCCAGTACGACCTGGGCGTGCGCGAGCCCAACATCGAGGTCTGGAACGTCAACCTGCGCGGCGACCGCTGCCTGACGCTGCGCCACACCCCCGTGCAGGGCCGCCCGCTGGCCGACGACGCGCCGGAGGTGCTCAAGCACGTGGCGCGCCTGTGGGGCTTCGGCGTGCAGATCGAGAGCGTGGGCGAAGACGGCGCCCTGCCCGTGCTGCTGCACAGCGTGCCGGCGCCGAGCCCCTGA